The proteins below come from a single Pseudochaenichthys georgianus chromosome 14, fPseGeo1.2, whole genome shotgun sequence genomic window:
- the LOC117459025 gene encoding CAAX prenyl protease 2-like — MLEPEHGPVIQEEVEHSHVRCWVCVLSCLLLACLYVGSLYIWRSSLPRDHPSVIKRRSASVLLVSALSPAVVKAWMHWADIRVNAFVLELMGVRLEGLVPAAILPLILTMAFYLGPLVHSAMDNPKGFSGELQSLLDVQSWRWCVRDAVWLRNQLVAPVTEELVFRGAMLPMLVPCTGPTAAIFIAPLFFGVAHFHHIIEQRRLHKDSMSIILMVSGTQFLYTTLFGAFTAFIFMRTGHIVGPVVCHAFCNSQGLPDITSALQHPHKSAILLSYLMGLLLFLVLLFPLTDPFLYGPIPVCSLSAPAASAC; from the exons ATGCTGGAACCAGAACATGGCCCTGTAATccaggaggaggtggagcaCAGCCATGTGAGGTGTTGGGTGTGTGTGCTGAGCTGCCTCCTGCTCGCCTGTCTGTACGTTGGCAGTTTGTACATCTGGAGAAGCAGCTTACCCAG GGATCATCCCAGTGTGATAAAGCGTCGCTCTGCAAGTGTGTTGCTGGTCTCTGCGCTGTCACCGGCAGTGGTGAAAGCATGGATGCACTGGGCTGATATCAGG GTCAATGCATTCGTGTTGGAGTTGATGGGAGTCCGATTGGAGGGTCTTGTTCCCGCAGCCATTCTTCCGCTAATACTAACAATG GCATTTTATCTGGGGCCTCTGGTACACTCTGCGATGGACAACCCCAAAGGCTTCTCTGGGGAGCTGCAGTCCCTCCTAG ATGTGCAGTCTTGGAGGTGGTGTGTGAGAGATGCAGTGTGGCTCAGGAACCAGCTGGTGGCTCCAGTGACGGAGGAGCTGGTGTTCAGAGGGGCCATGCTGCCCATGCTGGTGCCCTGCACTGGACCCACCGCTGCCATCTTCATCGCTCCGCTCTTCTTCGGAGTTG CCCATTTCCATCACATCATAGAGCAACGGCGCCTCCACAAGGACAGTATGAGTATCATCCTCATGGTGTCAG GGACGCAGTTCTTGTACACAACTTTGTTTGGTGCCTTCACTGCCTTTATATTCATGAGAACTG GTCACATTGTGGGTCCAGTTGTGTGCCATGCGTTCTGTAACAGTCAGGGCCTGCCTGACATAACCTCAGCCCTGCAACACCCCCACAAATCAGCCATACTCCTCTCCTATCTGATGGGGCTGCTGCTGTTTCTGGTGCTTTTATTCCCTCTGACAGACCCCTTTTTATATGGTCCCATTCCCGTCTGCAGCCTGTCTGCCCCTGCAGCATCTGCATGctag